From one Deltaproteobacteria bacterium genomic stretch:
- a CDS encoding 4Fe-4S binding protein produces the protein MGNEAIAWALAQSGCTVVTSYPGTPASEIVDTLLRLQREHKLPMHVEWSVNEKVAFEVALANSYLGARSAVAMKQVGLNVASDPLMSSAYTGVKGGFLVIAADDPGPHSSQTEQDSRFMAMFAKIPVFDPSSPRQAMQMVEPALKLSEEYEIPVMLRPTTRICHSRQDIEVGKISFPPRELCFLKEPGRWAATPRFRFLLHQKLNDKLDKLAVEPSLAPVLLNPEAEGSDACVLSSGVALANVQEIMEDLGLYDQVPIYQVIVPYPLHFLFAETILHEFKRILVVEETYPVIELQLRHRDKVYGRLSKTIPNAGELEPQLVETLLRGFFHLPPLPPSTTITAAEKRPTLCPGCPHRAAFFALKRAMPKAIFPSDIGCYTLGLNLGAVDTVLCMGASISQAAGFYHSHQLGCEDSPPLAVTIGDSTFFHAGIPALLNSVTHGARFVLLILDNGTTAMTGCQPTPESGPEPGSANAVTVSLEEIVRGCGVRFVRTADPYNLGDFIELIREAHAYSQAEQGGISVVISRHPCLMDRSVPHLLPRKKLAVTGDCQGCRYCLDHFECPALLYDDQEERVHIDHVLCVGCGVCLDVCPRGAIEEVGSDG, from the coding sequence ATGGGCAACGAGGCTATTGCCTGGGCTCTGGCGCAGAGCGGTTGTACCGTTGTCACTTCCTACCCGGGCACTCCTGCTTCCGAGATTGTCGACACCTTGCTGCGGCTGCAGCGTGAACACAAGCTGCCCATGCACGTCGAATGGTCCGTCAATGAAAAGGTCGCCTTCGAAGTGGCCCTGGCCAATAGCTACCTGGGGGCGCGTTCAGCAGTGGCCATGAAACAGGTGGGCTTGAATGTCGCATCCGATCCACTCATGAGCTCAGCCTACACAGGAGTGAAGGGAGGCTTCCTGGTTATCGCGGCTGATGATCCCGGCCCCCACAGCTCGCAAACCGAGCAGGACAGCAGATTTATGGCCATGTTCGCCAAGATACCCGTATTCGATCCAAGCTCCCCCAGGCAGGCGATGCAGATGGTAGAGCCCGCTTTGAAGCTTTCCGAAGAGTATGAGATTCCTGTAATGCTGCGGCCCACCACGAGAATATGCCATTCCCGTCAGGATATCGAGGTGGGAAAAATCAGCTTTCCACCCCGGGAGCTCTGCTTTCTCAAGGAACCCGGGCGGTGGGCGGCAACACCCAGGTTCCGCTTTCTGCTCCATCAGAAGCTCAACGACAAGCTGGACAAACTTGCAGTCGAACCGTCTCTAGCTCCGGTGCTGCTGAATCCGGAGGCTGAGGGCAGCGATGCCTGCGTGCTTTCATCGGGGGTAGCGCTGGCCAATGTCCAGGAGATAATGGAGGACCTGGGGCTCTACGACCAAGTGCCCATCTACCAGGTAATCGTACCCTATCCCCTTCATTTTCTCTTTGCTGAAACTATCTTGCACGAGTTCAAAAGGATTCTCGTTGTCGAGGAAACTTATCCGGTAATCGAACTGCAACTGCGCCATCGAGACAAAGTGTATGGCCGTCTGAGCAAGACAATCCCCAATGCTGGTGAATTGGAGCCTCAGCTTGTCGAGACCTTGCTCAGAGGTTTTTTCCACCTGCCCCCTCTGCCGCCCTCCACAACAATTACTGCAGCTGAAAAACGCCCAACCCTCTGTCCAGGCTGTCCTCACCGAGCTGCCTTCTTTGCTCTCAAACGCGCCATGCCCAAGGCCATTTTCCCGAGCGACATCGGCTGCTATACCCTGGGACTCAATCTGGGTGCTGTAGACACGGTCCTCTGCATGGGGGCGAGCATCAGTCAGGCCGCCGGCTTCTACCACAGCCACCAACTCGGCTGTGAAGATTCACCGCCGCTGGCAGTAACCATTGGGGACTCCACCTTTTTCCACGCTGGTATACCTGCTCTGCTGAACAGCGTCACTCACGGTGCCCGCTTCGTACTCTTGATCCTGGACAACGGCACCACAGCCATGACAGGCTGTCAGCCCACACCTGAAAGTGGGCCCGAGCCGGGTAGCGCCAACGCCGTCACCGTATCCCTGGAAGAAATTGTCAGGGGCTGCGGCGTACGCTTTGTGCGCACTGCCGATCCTTACAATCTCGGGGACTTTATTGAGCTCATTCGCGAAGCTCACGCCTACAGTCAGGCAGAGCAGGGCGGCATCAGTGTAGTAATATCCCGGCACCCCTGCCTCATGGATCGAAGTGTGCCCCACCTGTTGCCCAGGAAGAAGCTGGCGGTCACTGGCGACTGCCAGGGATGTCGCTACTGCCTGGATCACTTCGAGTGCCCTGCCCTGCTGTATGACGACCAGGAGGAACGGGTCCATATAGACCATGTCTTGTGTGTCGGCTGCGGAGTTTGCCTGGATGTCTGTCCACGGGGGGCAATAGAAGAGGTGGGCAGTGATGGTTGA
- a CDS encoding 2-oxoacid:acceptor oxidoreductase family protein translates to MEQQQIVISGVGGQGVLFLTRLLAEAALELEMPVLSSETHGMAQRGGTVVSHLKVGPSFHSPLIRSGQADIILLLHHNNLGLHGHFLHENGQIFINSHRPEYPGAIDAAQLATSLGYPLAANLVLLGFALASGSVFCDFTTVCSTLQRSYPGDRLQLSIRALQAGFNYDPRDMK, encoded by the coding sequence ATGGAACAACAGCAAATAGTGATCAGTGGCGTAGGCGGCCAGGGTGTTCTCTTTCTCACCAGGTTGCTGGCGGAAGCAGCCCTTGAACTGGAGATGCCAGTACTTTCGTCCGAAACTCACGGCATGGCGCAAAGGGGCGGCACTGTGGTCTCGCATCTCAAGGTTGGACCGTCATTTCACAGCCCTCTCATCAGAAGCGGCCAGGCTGACATTATTCTCCTGCTGCATCACAACAATCTAGGCCTGCATGGCCATTTCCTCCATGAGAATGGGCAAATATTTATCAACAGTCATCGCCCAGAATATCCAGGTGCCATCGATGCTGCCCAGCTGGCAACCAGCCTCGGTTATCCTTTGGCCGCGAACCTCGTGCTGCTTGGCTTTGCTCTGGCATCTGGATCGGTTTTCTGTGACTTCACCACAGTGTGCAGCACCCTCCAGCGCTCTTACCCTGGCGACCGCCTGCAGTTGAGCATCCGGGCCTTGCAAGCAGGCTTTAACTACGACCCCCGTGACATGAAGTAG
- a CDS encoding branched-chain amino acid ABC transporter permease: MIWYQLPQFLVSGITTGSIYALVALGFAIVHNATGIVNFAQGEFVMIGALSAITFTQSMALPLFVAFPLAVFTAMAVGFLLETAVLRRSRSQSILILVMITVGASITIRECAMMVWGKMPKTLPPFSGDEPFELAHAAILPQTLWILAITFLVVAGLSVFFNHTMAGKAMRAVAENRRGAALIGIPAHRMTMLSFVLAGGIGAVAGIIVTPVTTMSYSAGVMLALKGFAAAILGGYGNMAGAVLGGLLLGTMESLAAGFISSAYKDAVAFLLLLLVLFVRPSGLLGEKQIHKV, from the coding sequence ATGATCTGGTACCAGCTGCCTCAATTTCTCGTATCCGGCATCACCACCGGCAGTATCTATGCCCTGGTAGCCCTCGGATTTGCTATTGTTCACAACGCCACAGGCATTGTCAACTTTGCCCAAGGGGAGTTCGTCATGATCGGCGCTCTGAGCGCCATCACCTTTACCCAGAGCATGGCCCTGCCCCTCTTTGTGGCTTTCCCCCTGGCAGTGTTCACAGCCATGGCTGTGGGTTTTCTTCTAGAGACCGCTGTACTGCGCCGCTCCAGATCTCAAAGCATTCTTATACTGGTAATGATTACCGTGGGGGCCTCCATCACCATCAGGGAATGCGCCATGATGGTCTGGGGCAAGATGCCCAAGACTCTTCCTCCCTTTTCAGGAGATGAACCATTCGAACTGGCTCATGCGGCCATTCTGCCCCAGACCTTGTGGATTCTGGCTATCACCTTTCTTGTGGTGGCGGGGCTGTCGGTCTTTTTCAATCATACCATGGCGGGGAAAGCCATGCGCGCTGTGGCTGAAAATCGTCGGGGTGCCGCTCTCATCGGCATTCCTGCCCATCGGATGACCATGCTCTCGTTTGTCCTCGCCGGCGGCATCGGGGCAGTAGCCGGCATCATTGTCACCCCGGTTACTACCATGTCATACAGTGCCGGTGTGATGCTGGCTCTCAAGGGCTTCGCTGCCGCCATATTGGGCGGCTACGGCAACATGGCCGGGGCCGTGCTGGGGGGGCTGTTGCTGGGAACCATGGAGTCGCTGGCAGCAGGTTTCATCTCCTCTGCCTACAAGGACGCTGTGGCCTTTCTACTCCTGTTGCTGGTTCTTTTTGTTCGGCCTTCAGGATTGCTGGGGGAAAAACAGATTCATAAAGTATGA
- a CDS encoding branched-chain amino acid ABC transporter permease, whose product MTRLRYPHMTAMDRNVKKWLSIFALCLAVMCLPYVISKSYYFLILNIIAINALVVLGLNLLIGFAGQISLGHAAFFGMGAYCSAILTTTYHMPVWPTLLAVMLATAAIAYLIGIPTLRLAGHYLVMATLGFNIIIYILMVQMEPWTGGPSGFSGIPGLHLGSLAIQTDVEFYWLIWPLLVLFLLLSINLTDSRVGRALRAIHEDEMTANSLGINTDRYKAIVFALSAAYASVAGSMYAHYLSFISPKTFDIFYSIEVVTMAVVGGIGNIWGGIIGAAVLTALPELLHALRDYALLMYGVILMSVLLFFPEGLLPGLLRLCLPHLKKQND is encoded by the coding sequence ATGACAAGACTGCGCTATCCTCATATGACAGCCATGGATCGAAATGTGAAAAAGTGGCTCTCTATCTTTGCCCTGTGCCTGGCGGTAATGTGCCTGCCGTATGTCATCAGCAAGAGCTATTATTTCCTCATTCTCAATATTATCGCCATAAATGCCCTGGTGGTCCTCGGCCTCAACCTCCTCATAGGTTTTGCTGGCCAGATCTCTCTCGGTCATGCTGCCTTTTTCGGCATGGGTGCTTATTGTTCTGCCATATTAACCACTACTTACCACATGCCGGTCTGGCCCACGCTGCTGGCGGTGATGCTTGCCACCGCTGCAATTGCCTATCTCATCGGCATTCCCACCCTTCGTCTCGCAGGACATTATCTGGTAATGGCCACCCTGGGCTTCAACATTATCATCTACATCCTCATGGTTCAGATGGAGCCATGGACCGGCGGCCCCTCTGGCTTCTCAGGAATTCCCGGCCTCCATTTGGGCAGTCTTGCCATTCAGACGGACGTCGAATTCTACTGGCTCATCTGGCCGCTGCTTGTTCTCTTCCTGCTGCTCTCTATCAATCTCACTGACTCGCGGGTTGGCAGAGCGCTGCGGGCAATTCACGAGGATGAAATGACCGCCAATTCCCTTGGCATCAATACAGACAGGTACAAGGCCATTGTCTTCGCCCTCAGTGCGGCATATGCCTCTGTGGCAGGGAGTATGTACGCCCACTATCTGTCATTCATCAGCCCGAAGACCTTCGACATATTCTACTCAATAGAAGTGGTCACCATGGCAGTGGTCGGGGGAATCGGCAATATCTGGGGCGGCATCATCGGGGCGGCAGTCTTGACAGCCCTTCCCGAGCTGCTGCATGCCCTGCGTGATTACGCCCTGTTAATGTATGGCGTCATCCTCATGTCAGTACTGTTGTTTTTCCCTGAAGGATTATTGCCAGGTCTGCTGAGATTGTGCTTGCCGCACCTCAAAAAACAAAACGACTAA
- a CDS encoding ABC transporter ATP-binding protein has product MNGQHQTLLEVDKVDKHFDGLQALSEVSFSLHSGEIIALIGPNGAGKTTLLNLISGVYTPSQGEIFFAGRTISGLKPYQVAALGISRTFQSVQVFQEMTALENVLVGLHSRLHSGFLKGMLHWITERREERRARAAALKTLTRLDIEHLADRPANTLSLLEQRCLEIARSIVSAPRLLLLDEPVAGLNIRETEEMAERIKALSHQGLSVLLVEHDMNLVMSIAQRVIVLHHGVKIGDGTPEAVQADPTIQKAYLGGQTHSV; this is encoded by the coding sequence ATGAATGGTCAGCATCAGACACTGCTCGAAGTAGACAAGGTAGACAAACATTTTGACGGACTCCAGGCTCTGAGTGAGGTCTCTTTCTCTTTGCATTCCGGGGAGATCATTGCTCTCATCGGCCCAAATGGCGCGGGCAAGACTACCCTGCTCAACCTGATTTCAGGAGTTTACACCCCATCACAGGGCGAGATATTCTTTGCTGGCCGTACCATCTCAGGACTGAAACCATACCAGGTAGCCGCTCTGGGCATCAGTCGCACCTTCCAATCGGTGCAGGTGTTCCAGGAGATGACGGCTCTGGAAAATGTCCTGGTGGGTCTGCACAGCCGTCTCCACAGTGGTTTCCTCAAGGGAATGCTCCACTGGATTACAGAAAGGCGAGAAGAACGGCGTGCCAGAGCAGCAGCCTTGAAAACTCTTACTCGACTGGACATAGAGCACCTTGCTGACAGGCCAGCCAACACCCTGTCCCTGCTGGAACAGAGGTGCCTCGAGATAGCTAGATCCATAGTATCTGCGCCGAGGCTCCTGCTGCTGGACGAACCGGTAGCTGGGCTCAACATCAGAGAAACAGAAGAGATGGCCGAACGTATCAAGGCTCTCAGCCACCAGGGACTTTCAGTGCTGCTGGTAGAACATGACATGAATCTGGTGATGAGCATAGCTCAACGGGTGATCGTGCTTCATCATGGCGTCAAAATAGGCGATGGCACTCCGGAGGCAGTTCAGGCCGACCCCACAATACAGAAAGCGTACCTGGGCGGACAGACGCACTCTGTGTAG
- a CDS encoding ABC transporter ATP-binding protein: MLLVKNISAFYGNIQILHHVSYHVDEGEVVALVGGNGAGKSTLLNVISGLHPAARGSISLRQRQVLGLPPDRLVKLGLVQVPEERQIFNSMTVADNLALGAYSLPKRERRDMVRSQLTEVYRLFPILRERAQQRAGTLSGGEQQMLSIGRALMARPQMLLLDEPSLGLAPLVVREIFQVIKELQQKGTTILLVEQNAQAALEVCDRAYVLEAGRIVLEGSPHELMENDELRRAFLGKDYQAKWER, encoded by the coding sequence ATGCTGCTGGTAAAGAATATTTCTGCTTTCTATGGCAACATACAGATTCTTCATCATGTGAGCTATCATGTGGATGAGGGTGAAGTAGTAGCTCTCGTTGGCGGCAATGGTGCTGGCAAGAGCACCTTGCTCAATGTGATCAGTGGACTGCATCCTGCAGCTCGAGGCAGCATCTCCTTGCGCCAGCGCCAGGTGCTGGGTCTGCCTCCTGACAGGCTGGTAAAGCTTGGCCTGGTGCAGGTTCCTGAAGAGCGCCAGATCTTCAATTCCATGACTGTGGCAGACAACCTTGCCCTCGGGGCATACTCCCTGCCGAAAAGAGAACGCCGGGACATGGTGCGCAGCCAGCTCACCGAAGTGTATCGGCTCTTTCCAATTCTGCGTGAAAGAGCACAACAGAGAGCAGGCACTCTCAGTGGAGGTGAACAGCAAATGCTCTCTATTGGCCGGGCACTCATGGCCCGACCGCAAATGCTCCTCCTGGATGAACCTTCACTTGGTCTGGCGCCCCTGGTGGTGAGAGAGATCTTTCAGGTAATCAAAGAGCTGCAGCAAAAAGGAACCACCATACTCCTGGTGGAGCAAAACGCTCAGGCAGCCCTGGAGGTGTGCGATCGTGCCTATGTACTCGAGGCCGGCCGCATTGTGCTAGAAGGAAGCCCCCATGAGCTAATGGAGAATGACGAGCTGCGGCGAGCATTCCTTGGCAAGGACTACCAGGCAAAATGGGAGAGGTGA
- a CDS encoding phenylacetate--CoA ligase — MNTFWDEKIETLPREQLAELQLERLQMTINRAYTKVDFYRQRFEELGIMPEDILSLEDLQQFPLTTAADLATHYPYGLFSVPLKSVVRLKFPAASRGRPFVVGYTKRDVAIWQQLVARALTAVNIGRRDIVQVAFNYSLFTGAFTFNQAAELLGATVAPTSIVSATLQLQIMQDFRSTVLATSPSFAFHIADTMERKQTKSADNFLHTGVFGPECMPAEVRSSLEQRLGLQAYAIYGVNEMVEPGVAFECVEKDGLHLAEDHFYPELIDPLSGDRVPPGQQGELVVTTLTIEGFPLIRFRTGDITILNYQPCQCGRSSVKMAPPLQRSDSLLTVRGIGVYPEHLGSLLQEVAPEVSRYRFVVRRRHGLNDQLEVQVGVPVDYATDWYGTHALADRVRSHLRRSIGLGIKVRLVEAGSLTGMPAEVLIEEQGCDDGM; from the coding sequence ATGAATACCTTTTGGGACGAGAAGATAGAAACTCTTCCTCGAGAGCAGCTGGCAGAACTCCAACTCGAGCGGCTGCAGATGACCATAAATCGCGCCTACACCAAGGTAGATTTCTACCGGCAGCGGTTTGAAGAGCTGGGAATCATGCCAGAAGACATCCTTTCTCTCGAAGACTTGCAACAATTTCCCTTGACTACTGCTGCTGATCTCGCTACTCACTATCCTTACGGACTCTTTTCGGTGCCTCTGAAGAGTGTGGTGCGTCTCAAGTTCCCGGCTGCTTCGCGGGGAAGGCCCTTCGTGGTCGGCTACACCAAACGAGACGTTGCCATCTGGCAGCAGCTGGTGGCCCGGGCCTTGACTGCGGTAAATATTGGCCGCCGGGACATTGTCCAGGTCGCCTTTAACTACAGCTTGTTTACCGGGGCCTTCACTTTCAACCAGGCCGCGGAACTGTTGGGAGCAACCGTGGCACCCACATCCATTGTTTCCGCCACCCTGCAATTACAGATCATGCAGGACTTTCGTTCCACAGTGCTGGCCACCTCACCTTCTTTTGCCTTTCATATTGCTGATACTATGGAGCGCAAGCAAACCAAGTCAGCAGATAACTTTCTCCATACAGGAGTATTCGGGCCAGAATGCATGCCGGCCGAGGTCCGCAGCAGCCTGGAACAACGACTGGGACTGCAGGCCTATGCCATTTATGGCGTCAATGAGATGGTAGAGCCCGGGGTGGCCTTCGAGTGTGTAGAAAAGGACGGCCTTCACCTGGCAGAGGACCACTTCTATCCTGAGCTCATAGATCCTCTTTCCGGCGACAGGGTTCCGCCCGGGCAACAGGGCGAATTGGTGGTCACCACGCTGACCATTGAGGGGTTCCCCTTGATTCGCTTTCGTACGGGTGACATTACCATCCTGAACTACCAGCCCTGCCAGTGCGGCCGTTCCAGTGTCAAGATGGCCCCGCCTCTACAGCGCAGCGATAGCCTGCTCACTGTCCGTGGAATTGGCGTTTACCCAGAACATCTGGGGTCTCTACTGCAGGAGGTTGCCCCGGAAGTCTCACGCTACCGCTTTGTCGTTCGCCGGCGGCATGGCTTGAACGACCAGCTGGAGGTCCAGGTTGGCGTACCAGTCGACTATGCCACAGATTGGTACGGCACCCATGCACTTGCCGATAGAGTCCGCTCTCATCTTCGCAGGTCCATCGGCCTCGGCATTAAAGTGAGGCTGGTTGAAGCAGGCAGCCTTACAGGCATGCCCGCAGAAGTCCTGATAGAAGAGCAGGGCTGTGATGATGGTATGTGA
- a CDS encoding phenylacetate--CoA ligase — protein sequence MSRSFLPAVSGKEELQAIQVQGLQWTVHHAYHNSPFYRQRLQEAGVHPDHIRTLDDLKRLPFTTAEDLRLNYPFPLRAVPFDKIVRIHASSGTTGKRKVLCYTQKDVDDWAEMFARCYEMAGLNSSDRVQIAVGYGLWTAGVGFQLGCERFGAMAVPVGPGNTQMHCEMLIDMQSTVFCSTASMALLMAEEIQRRNLKSQIALRKIIMGAERHSESMDRRIKDLLDVEHVFDIPGLTELYGPGTGLDCELHQGIHYWADFYILEIIDPDTLEPVRPGDTGEMVVTTLRKEAAPLIRYRTRDLSRLLPQPCACGSPFPMHDRILGRSDDMFIIRAVNVYPGQIDHLLSGVAEIGSEYQVHLERREDGRDYMILKVERRPEIAAERDHEIAQQIRRAVRQQLLVSAEVDIQEYGTLPRSERKSKRVFDHR from the coding sequence ATGAGTCGGAGCTTTCTGCCAGCTGTTTCAGGAAAAGAAGAATTGCAGGCCATCCAGGTGCAGGGGCTGCAATGGACTGTGCATCATGCTTACCACAATTCGCCTTTTTACCGGCAGCGTCTCCAGGAAGCCGGCGTGCACCCTGATCACATCCGAACTCTGGATGACCTCAAAAGACTGCCCTTCACCACAGCAGAAGACCTGAGGTTGAATTACCCCTTCCCACTGAGGGCGGTTCCCTTTGACAAGATCGTCAGAATTCACGCCTCTTCCGGCACCACGGGCAAACGAAAAGTGCTCTGCTACACGCAAAAGGACGTTGATGACTGGGCAGAGATGTTTGCCCGCTGCTACGAAATGGCCGGACTCAACAGCTCGGACAGAGTGCAGATAGCCGTGGGCTATGGGCTCTGGACTGCAGGTGTAGGGTTCCAGCTCGGATGCGAGCGGTTCGGGGCGATGGCAGTTCCTGTGGGACCGGGCAACACTCAGATGCATTGTGAAATGCTCATCGACATGCAAAGCACAGTGTTCTGTTCCACTGCTTCCATGGCTCTGCTCATGGCAGAAGAAATACAGCGCCGCAACCTCAAATCGCAAATCGCCCTCAGAAAAATTATCATGGGAGCCGAGCGTCACAGCGAGAGTATGGACCGCCGCATCAAAGACCTTCTGGATGTTGAACATGTCTTCGACATCCCCGGCCTCACCGAACTATATGGCCCTGGAACCGGTCTGGACTGTGAACTGCATCAGGGCATCCACTACTGGGCAGACTTCTATATCCTGGAAATCATCGATCCTGACACTCTAGAACCAGTCAGGCCTGGCGATACAGGAGAAATGGTGGTCACCACCCTCAGGAAAGAAGCTGCTCCCCTCATCCGCTATCGCACCAGAGATCTGTCGAGATTGCTTCCCCAGCCGTGTGCCTGCGGCAGTCCTTTTCCAATGCATGACCGCATCCTCGGCCGCTCCGACGATATGTTCATCATCAGGGCGGTAAATGTCTATCCGGGCCAGATAGATCACCTTCTTTCAGGAGTAGCTGAAATTGGCAGTGAATATCAGGTACATCTGGAAAGAAGAGAAGACGGCCGGGACTACATGATCCTCAAAGTAGAGCGGCGACCAGAGATTGCCGCGGAGCGCGACCATGAAATAGCCCAGCAGATCAGGCGCGCTGTGCGCCAGCAGTTGCTGGTGAGTGCAGAGGTCGACATACAGGAATACGGCACTCTTCCGAGGAGCGAGCGCAAGAGCAAGCGGGTATTTGACCATCGGTAA
- a CDS encoding ABC transporter substrate-binding protein, translated as MNRRTKIYIICLLSLAAFVFGSPATTSKAAEPIKIGAFFDLSGTAAFIGTPTKLVAQMVVDKINKEGGVNGRPLQLLIGDTEGDPTKALMVAKRLVEMENVVALIGPTRTGTGMAVKKYLEGKHIPTVMTVGGDPVIMEGIHGGKDFGTAKWIFKSPQRSSIAVKKVYQYLRAKKVKNIALITASDGFGRDGHRWLTKLAPEYGLTVVADESFGVRDADMTTQLTKIRNTNAQVIVCWTIGPAGAIVAKNVKQLAIKIPLIQCHGLPGPKYIELAGRAAEGNIMPATKLMAYDQLPATDPQKAVIEEFVHLYNDVYHYDQKFPINTHSGYAWDAIYIIANAMKRAGTEPAALRDAIEQTKNYVGVSGIYNITPKDHNGLGTDSMIIVMVRDGKWKLIY; from the coding sequence ATGAACAGGCGAACAAAGATCTACATCATCTGCTTGCTTTCTCTGGCTGCTTTTGTCTTTGGCTCTCCAGCCACAACCAGCAAAGCTGCTGAACCGATCAAGATCGGTGCTTTCTTCGATCTTTCCGGAACAGCGGCCTTTATCGGCACACCCACCAAACTGGTGGCCCAGATGGTGGTTGACAAGATCAACAAGGAGGGCGGCGTCAATGGCCGTCCTCTGCAGCTGCTAATCGGCGACACCGAGGGTGATCCCACCAAGGCGCTCATGGTAGCCAAACGGCTGGTGGAAATGGAAAACGTGGTAGCTTTGATTGGTCCCACGCGCACGGGTACTGGCATGGCTGTGAAGAAATATCTGGAGGGCAAGCACATTCCCACTGTGATGACGGTGGGCGGCGACCCGGTGATCATGGAGGGCATTCACGGCGGCAAAGATTTTGGCACTGCTAAGTGGATCTTCAAATCCCCACAGCGGAGCTCCATCGCCGTAAAAAAAGTCTACCAGTACCTGCGGGCCAAGAAAGTCAAAAATATTGCCTTGATAACTGCATCCGATGGCTTCGGCCGCGATGGCCATCGCTGGCTCACCAAGCTGGCCCCAGAGTATGGGCTCACTGTCGTAGCTGACGAATCCTTTGGAGTCAGAGATGCAGACATGACCACCCAGCTCACCAAGATAAGAAACACCAACGCCCAGGTCATTGTCTGCTGGACCATAGGCCCGGCAGGCGCCATTGTGGCAAAAAATGTCAAACAGTTGGCTATCAAGATACCTCTGATTCAGTGCCACGGCCTGCCAGGACCTAAATACATAGAGCTGGCTGGCAGGGCAGCAGAGGGTAATATCATGCCGGCCACTAAACTGATGGCCTACGACCAGTTGCCAGCTACGGATCCGCAGAAGGCTGTCATCGAAGAATTCGTCCATCTCTACAACGATGTCTACCACTACGACCAGAAATTCCCCATCAATACTCATTCCGGCTATGCCTGGGACGCCATCTATATCATTGCCAATGCCATGAAAAGGGCAGGAACCGAACCGGCGGCCCTGCGAGACGCCATTGAGCAAACCAAAAACTACGTGGGAGTAAGCGGCATCTACAACATCACTCCCAAGGATCACAATGGCCTGGGCACCGATTCAATGATCATAGTGATGGTAAGAGATGGCAAGTGGAAATTGATCTATTGA